Within the candidate division WOR-3 bacterium genome, the region CCACCACCAACAATAAATACCTCTCTTCCCTCAAACTTCTCCAAAGGATAAGGCTTACCAAAAGGACCTCTTAAACCAACATAATCTCCCCTTTTAAGATTAAATAAACCATTTGTTACCCTGCCAACCCTCATAATCGTAAATTCTATCTTCTCTTTATCATAAGGAGATGAAGAGGGAGTAAAAAATCCTTCACCAATCCCAAAACAGGTCAAAGCAGCAAATTGACCTGCCAAAAAATTAAATTCCTCTTCGGGTTTTAAGACAAAAGTTCTAATTGTTGGTGTCTCGTCAATAATATCTAATATCTTTGCCTTGATTGGCTTAAATAACCTACTCATAAACTTAATAAAATCTTTCTAATATCAATCTTTCCCATACAGACCGAAAAACACCGACCACATCCGGAACAGGCATAGAAATTATAATCAGAATAGAAATTACTAAATTTACAATGGAAACGGTTCCTTCCCCTTTTATAAAACTCTGCCCGTGGATTTAAACCACCAGCAACCCGAGCATACATTGGATGATAACAGGTATCCCAAACCTTTATCCTTTCATAATGCTCTTCTACCTTATAATCACTCAAAAGAAAACAGAAACAGGTAGGACAGACATAAAGACAACCAAAACATTCCACACAACTTTCTAAATTTTTATCCCAAAAATCCTTTTCACCTTCTAATACCTTCTTTTTGATATCCTCTTTTAATTCCTTTTCATTTATCTTTTTTAAGGTAAAATAGGCATTATCTCTTATCTCCCTTCTTCTTTCCAAAATCTCTTTATCTGCTTCTTCTTTTCTTACGCCAATCTTATCTTTCAACAATTCCTCTCCCCTTTCGGTAAATACCTCTACCAAAATTTTATTATCAACAAAAGAAAGATTTAAATCAGGCAAAACTCCATCAATATCTTTCTCGCAATAAGGCTTCAAACCAACCAAATTACAAAAACAGGTATCTTGCGGATAAGGACAATCAGCCGAAATAATCAAAGTATTCTCTAATCTTTCTTTAAATTCCTCGAAAACAAAATCCTCTTTTAGATACATCTTTTTCAAAACCGCCAAAGGTCTTAAATCGCACACCTTGGCACCAACTAATAAAACCTTTTCTCTCTCTTCCAAATCTTCACCATTACCAAAACTTGCTACCTTTTCTTTTGGAAGCGAAAAAATTGCCTTTAAAGGTTCCCTCACACGGATATTTTCAAAAACCGAAAGAGAAAACCTTTCCAGTTTTTCCTTATTTAAAATTGCTATATTGGGAACTTTTTG harbors:
- a CDS encoding 4Fe-4S dicluster domain-containing protein — encoded protein: MIFVLDEISFRNLLHQWLNSYKIFVPEIFDGQKVPNIAILNKEKLERFSLSVFENIRVREPLKAIFSLPKEKVASFGNGEDLEEREKVLLVGAKVCDLRPLAVLKKMYLKEDFVFEEFKERLENTLIISADCPYPQDTCFCNLVGLKPYCEKDIDGVLPDLNLSFVDNKILVEVFTERGEELLKDKIGVRKEEADKEILERRREIRDNAYFTLKKINEKELKEDIKKKVLEGEKDFWDKNLESCVECFGCLYVCPTCFCFLLSDYKVEEHYERIKVWDTCYHPMYARVAGGLNPRAEFYKRGRNRFHCKFSNFYSDYNFYACSGCGRCFSVCMGKIDIRKILLSL